Proteins encoded together in one Porites lutea chromosome 2, jaPorLute2.1, whole genome shotgun sequence window:
- the LOC140928850 gene encoding guanylate-binding protein 6-like isoform X1 gives MALEQSPKEYENRHSYNQSERSERFKTREDEDKAIEIALEQSLKEYENRNSYNQSEHRVQQDRQSREAELSSAKISPMTTCVKENHQRTSPGSENVLLALHVYKAETGTACTSIGDERKAIPLCLPNNCKWNSQAREYTKTEEQRSSLYVVEEAIEKLREVKGPVCVVSIAGPYRKGKSYILSEAFNQPNVFPLGHEMVVETMGIWLWIVPEKYKDSYGQEFTVVLLDSEGVDAASSVGYDDNQIFTLTVLLASLLIYNSQGVPTRRDLEGLGFITKLSQRIQVRSNQGVYVKQKETEMFHRTFPYFLWLLRDVTQAIPRDCKDLKDYFLKKVFRDQDSAPLSSSRHQSQQVAESILRYFSGFEAFYLPPPTAEEDIMRTLNENRSQVRPQFLTKLEEFKTLLKSTLFPKRSCFDGQLVTGEGLAALITLYVEAINTPGAVPNVQSAWETFVETKCIDARNVALDIYNTRMREVLSSKLPCDNDEIREAHSDSLEECQQQFMAETTGISTITTEKYLRLLKQSLIQKLTEWQTENTRLTKELCYDLLSKLKQQHLDPILRQLQGHGGSNLSVDDIIGVYHRIKDDYEGQAVGAKDVIAATFFDFQPELARETKQYLEILRQMKNFDEKAAQGIRAKAYQERERKRLAEQQLRLQQENQDHKKEMEMLITRLEKERVQYQQQMRSELEAQRVQMKNMMEANMKQAEQEREASIKDNQALEERFLEVQKSNEENMKLIRNMTALIAKQHKEKEVLKENAKELPRDKMEGLLNEMSERHTDDVMALLKETDDQFEGAKKLKQETSDEGEETICHKNLDEVPEMIKLRSEAVEGVQKKITETHQEQRKVETSSHIQRGLKAVAAIAPAIGTAAAVFRPDLPPMAEAAGTAIGAAAQGLSEVCSIM, from the exons GAACACAGAGTGCAGCAAGATAGACAGAGTCGAGAAGCTGAACTATCGTCAGCAAAAATCTCCCCCATGACCACATGTGTCAAGGAAAATCATCAACGAACAAGTCCAGGTAGTGAGAATGTGCTTTTGGCGCTTCATGTCTACAAAG CAGAAACAGGGACTGCGTGTACAAGCATCGGCGATGAGCGGAAAGCAATTCCTCTTTGTCTCCCAAACAACTGCAAGTGGAATTCACAAGCCCGTGAGTATACGAAAACAGAAGAACAGCGCTCGTCGCTGTATGTGGTTGAGGAAGCAATTGAGAAGCTCAGGGAAGTGAAAG GTCCAGTGTGCGTTGTGTCAATCGCCGGTCCATACAGAAAAGGAAAGTCGTACATTTTAAGCGAAGCTTTTAATCAGCCGAACGTTTTCCCTCTTGGACATGAAATGGTTGTAGAGACGATGGGAATATGGCTGTGGATTGTACCAGAGAAATACAAG GATTCCTATGGCCAGGAATTCACGGTGGTGCTACTAGACTCAGAAGGGGTCGACGCTGCTTCCAGTGTTGGTTACGATGATAATCAAATATTCACTTTGACGGTACTGCTAGCTTCCCTGCTTATTTACAACTCACAAGGTGTCCCCACGAGACGTGATCTCGAAGGACTAGG TTTTATAACAAAGTTGTCTCAAAGAATCCAAGTTAGATCAAATCAAGGGGTTTACgtcaaacaaaaggaaacagaGATGTTTCACCGAACGTTTCCTTACTTCCTCTGGCTGCTGAGAGATGTAACGCAAGCTATTCCACGTGATTGCAAGGACTTGAAAGACTACTTCTTAAAAAAG GTTTTTAGAGACCAAGATTCCGCACCATTGTCATCATCTCGCCATCAAAGCCAGCAAGTAGCGGAGAGCATTCTGCGTTACTTTTCTGGTTTTGAAGCCTTCTACTTGCCTCCACCTACGGCTGAAGAGGACATAATGAGAACCCTCAACGAAAATAGGAGTCAAGTACGACCTCAATTCTTAACGAAACTGGAGGAATTTAAGACCCTGCTTAAGTCTACTCTGTTTCCAAAACGCAGCTGCTTTGATGGACAGCTGGTGACTGGAGAAG GACTTGCTGCTTTGATCACTCTGTACGTGGAAGCCATTAACACTCCTGGTGCTGTTCCAAACGTGCAGTCCGCATGGGAGACGTTCGTGGAAACAAAATGTATCGACGCCAGAAATGTAGCTCTGGATATTTACAACACTCGTATGCGGGAGGTTTTGTCCAGTAAGCTCCCGTGCGACAATGATGAAATTCGCGAGGCACATAGCGATTCGCTAGAAGAGTGTCAGCAACAGTTTATGGCCGAAACCACTGGTATATCCACTATAACAACTGAAAAGTATTTACGGTTGCTAAAG CAATCGTTAATCCAGAAGTTGACTGAATGGCAGACTGAGAATACCCGGTTGACCAAAGAACTCTGTTATGATTTGTTGTCTAAATTGAAACAACAACACCTGGATCCAATCCTTCGTCAACTACAAGGGCATGGTGGATCAAATTTGTCTGTCGACGACATAATTGGAGTATACCATCGCATCAAAGACGACTATGAAGGACAAGCGGTTGGAGCAAAAGATGTGATCGCAGCAACTTTTTTTGATTTCCAACCC GAACTCGCAAGGGAAACAAAGCAGTACCTTGAAATATTGCGACAGATGAAAAACTTTGATGAAAAAGCAGCTCAAGGAATAAGAGCAAAAGCGTATCAAgagcgagagagaaagagaCTTGCG GAACAACAGCTGCGACTTCAGCAAGAAAATCAAGATCACAAAAAAGAG ATGGAAATGTTGATCACCAGGCTAGAGAAAGAGAGGGTACAATATCAGCAGCAGATGCGCAGTGAGCTGGAAGCACAGCGAGttcaaatgaaaaatatgaTGGAAGCAAATATGAAACAAGCCGAGCAAGAACGAGAGGCCTCTATCAAGGACAACCAAGCCTTAGAGGAGCGCTTTCTGGAAGTGCAAAAATCGAACGAAGAAAACATGAAACTGATAAGAAATATGACCGCTTTGATTGCAAAGCAACATAAAGAGAAGGAGGTTCTTAAAGAAAATGCCAAGGAACTGCCCAGGGATAAAATGGAAGGCTTGTTAAACGAAATGAGTGAAAGACACACAGATGACGTCATGGCACTGCTTAAGGAAACAGATGACCAGTTTGAGGGAGCCAAGAAGCTGAAGCAAGAAACCAGTGATGAAGGGGAGGAAACTATATGCCACAAAAATTTGGATGAAGTGCCAGAGATGATTAAATTGAGATCAGAGGCTGTGGAAGGTGTACAGAAAAAGATAACTGAGACTCATCAGGAACAACGAAAAGTTGAAACATCAAGTCACATACAGAGGGGATTAAAAGCTGTCGCAGCAATAGCACCCGCAATTGGTACAGCTGCTGCTGTATTTAGACCCGACTTACCACCCATGGCTGAAGCAGCAGGTACCGCAATTGGTGCTGCCGCTCAAGGATTGTCAGAAGTATGCAGCATCATGTGA
- the LOC140928850 gene encoding guanylate-binding protein 6-like isoform X3, with amino-acid sequence MALEQSPKEYENRHSYNQSEHRVQQDRQSREAELSSAKISPMTTCVKENHQRTSPGSENVLLALHVYKAETGTACTSIGDERKAIPLCLPNNCKWNSQAREYTKTEEQRSSLYVVEEAIEKLREVKGPVCVVSIAGPYRKGKSYILSEAFNQPNVFPLGHEMVVETMGIWLWIVPEKYKDSYGQEFTVVLLDSEGVDAASSVGYDDNQIFTLTVLLASLLIYNSQGVPTRRDLEGLGFITKLSQRIQVRSNQGVYVKQKETEMFHRTFPYFLWLLRDVTQAIPRDCKDLKDYFLKKVFRDQDSAPLSSSRHQSQQVAESILRYFSGFEAFYLPPPTAEEDIMRTLNENRSQVRPQFLTKLEEFKTLLKSTLFPKRSCFDGQLVTGEGLAALITLYVEAINTPGAVPNVQSAWETFVETKCIDARNVALDIYNTRMREVLSSKLPCDNDEIREAHSDSLEECQQQFMAETTGISTITTEKYLRLLKQSLIQKLTEWQTENTRLTKELCYDLLSKLKQQHLDPILRQLQGHGGSNLSVDDIIGVYHRIKDDYEGQAVGAKDVIAATFFDFQPELARETKQYLEILRQMKNFDEKAAQGIRAKAYQERERKRLAEQQLRLQQENQDHKKEMEMLITRLEKERVQYQQQMRSELEAQRVQMKNMMEANMKQAEQEREASIKDNQALEERFLEVQKSNEENMKLIRNMTALIAKQHKEKEVLKENAKELPRDKMEGLLNEMSERHTDDVMALLKETDDQFEGAKKLKQETSDEGEETICHKNLDEVPEMIKLRSEAVEGVQKKITETHQEQRKVETSSHIQRGLKAVAAIAPAIGTAAAVFRPDLPPMAEAAGTAIGAAAQGLSEVCSIM; translated from the exons GAACACAGAGTGCAGCAAGATAGACAGAGTCGAGAAGCTGAACTATCGTCAGCAAAAATCTCCCCCATGACCACATGTGTCAAGGAAAATCATCAACGAACAAGTCCAGGTAGTGAGAATGTGCTTTTGGCGCTTCATGTCTACAAAG CAGAAACAGGGACTGCGTGTACAAGCATCGGCGATGAGCGGAAAGCAATTCCTCTTTGTCTCCCAAACAACTGCAAGTGGAATTCACAAGCCCGTGAGTATACGAAAACAGAAGAACAGCGCTCGTCGCTGTATGTGGTTGAGGAAGCAATTGAGAAGCTCAGGGAAGTGAAAG GTCCAGTGTGCGTTGTGTCAATCGCCGGTCCATACAGAAAAGGAAAGTCGTACATTTTAAGCGAAGCTTTTAATCAGCCGAACGTTTTCCCTCTTGGACATGAAATGGTTGTAGAGACGATGGGAATATGGCTGTGGATTGTACCAGAGAAATACAAG GATTCCTATGGCCAGGAATTCACGGTGGTGCTACTAGACTCAGAAGGGGTCGACGCTGCTTCCAGTGTTGGTTACGATGATAATCAAATATTCACTTTGACGGTACTGCTAGCTTCCCTGCTTATTTACAACTCACAAGGTGTCCCCACGAGACGTGATCTCGAAGGACTAGG TTTTATAACAAAGTTGTCTCAAAGAATCCAAGTTAGATCAAATCAAGGGGTTTACgtcaaacaaaaggaaacagaGATGTTTCACCGAACGTTTCCTTACTTCCTCTGGCTGCTGAGAGATGTAACGCAAGCTATTCCACGTGATTGCAAGGACTTGAAAGACTACTTCTTAAAAAAG GTTTTTAGAGACCAAGATTCCGCACCATTGTCATCATCTCGCCATCAAAGCCAGCAAGTAGCGGAGAGCATTCTGCGTTACTTTTCTGGTTTTGAAGCCTTCTACTTGCCTCCACCTACGGCTGAAGAGGACATAATGAGAACCCTCAACGAAAATAGGAGTCAAGTACGACCTCAATTCTTAACGAAACTGGAGGAATTTAAGACCCTGCTTAAGTCTACTCTGTTTCCAAAACGCAGCTGCTTTGATGGACAGCTGGTGACTGGAGAAG GACTTGCTGCTTTGATCACTCTGTACGTGGAAGCCATTAACACTCCTGGTGCTGTTCCAAACGTGCAGTCCGCATGGGAGACGTTCGTGGAAACAAAATGTATCGACGCCAGAAATGTAGCTCTGGATATTTACAACACTCGTATGCGGGAGGTTTTGTCCAGTAAGCTCCCGTGCGACAATGATGAAATTCGCGAGGCACATAGCGATTCGCTAGAAGAGTGTCAGCAACAGTTTATGGCCGAAACCACTGGTATATCCACTATAACAACTGAAAAGTATTTACGGTTGCTAAAG CAATCGTTAATCCAGAAGTTGACTGAATGGCAGACTGAGAATACCCGGTTGACCAAAGAACTCTGTTATGATTTGTTGTCTAAATTGAAACAACAACACCTGGATCCAATCCTTCGTCAACTACAAGGGCATGGTGGATCAAATTTGTCTGTCGACGACATAATTGGAGTATACCATCGCATCAAAGACGACTATGAAGGACAAGCGGTTGGAGCAAAAGATGTGATCGCAGCAACTTTTTTTGATTTCCAACCC GAACTCGCAAGGGAAACAAAGCAGTACCTTGAAATATTGCGACAGATGAAAAACTTTGATGAAAAAGCAGCTCAAGGAATAAGAGCAAAAGCGTATCAAgagcgagagagaaagagaCTTGCG GAACAACAGCTGCGACTTCAGCAAGAAAATCAAGATCACAAAAAAGAG ATGGAAATGTTGATCACCAGGCTAGAGAAAGAGAGGGTACAATATCAGCAGCAGATGCGCAGTGAGCTGGAAGCACAGCGAGttcaaatgaaaaatatgaTGGAAGCAAATATGAAACAAGCCGAGCAAGAACGAGAGGCCTCTATCAAGGACAACCAAGCCTTAGAGGAGCGCTTTCTGGAAGTGCAAAAATCGAACGAAGAAAACATGAAACTGATAAGAAATATGACCGCTTTGATTGCAAAGCAACATAAAGAGAAGGAGGTTCTTAAAGAAAATGCCAAGGAACTGCCCAGGGATAAAATGGAAGGCTTGTTAAACGAAATGAGTGAAAGACACACAGATGACGTCATGGCACTGCTTAAGGAAACAGATGACCAGTTTGAGGGAGCCAAGAAGCTGAAGCAAGAAACCAGTGATGAAGGGGAGGAAACTATATGCCACAAAAATTTGGATGAAGTGCCAGAGATGATTAAATTGAGATCAGAGGCTGTGGAAGGTGTACAGAAAAAGATAACTGAGACTCATCAGGAACAACGAAAAGTTGAAACATCAAGTCACATACAGAGGGGATTAAAAGCTGTCGCAGCAATAGCACCCGCAATTGGTACAGCTGCTGCTGTATTTAGACCCGACTTACCACCCATGGCTGAAGCAGCAGGTACCGCAATTGGTGCTGCCGCTCAAGGATTGTCAGAAGTATGCAGCATCATGTGA
- the LOC140928850 gene encoding guanylate-binding protein 6-like isoform X4 encodes MALEQSPKEYENRHSYNQSEHRVQQDRQSREAELSSAKISPMTTCVKENHQRTSPAETGTACTSIGDERKAIPLCLPNNCKWNSQAREYTKTEEQRSSLYVVEEAIEKLREVKGPVCVVSIAGPYRKGKSYILSEAFNQPNVFPLGHEMVVETMGIWLWIVPEKYKDSYGQEFTVVLLDSEGVDAASSVGYDDNQIFTLTVLLASLLIYNSQGVPTRRDLEGLGFITKLSQRIQVRSNQGVYVKQKETEMFHRTFPYFLWLLRDVTQAIPRDCKDLKDYFLKKVFRDQDSAPLSSSRHQSQQVAESILRYFSGFEAFYLPPPTAEEDIMRTLNENRSQVRPQFLTKLEEFKTLLKSTLFPKRSCFDGQLVTGEGLAALITLYVEAINTPGAVPNVQSAWETFVETKCIDARNVALDIYNTRMREVLSSKLPCDNDEIREAHSDSLEECQQQFMAETTGISTITTEKYLRLLKQSLIQKLTEWQTENTRLTKELCYDLLSKLKQQHLDPILRQLQGHGGSNLSVDDIIGVYHRIKDDYEGQAVGAKDVIAATFFDFQPELARETKQYLEILRQMKNFDEKAAQGIRAKAYQERERKRLAEQQLRLQQENQDHKKEMEMLITRLEKERVQYQQQMRSELEAQRVQMKNMMEANMKQAEQEREASIKDNQALEERFLEVQKSNEENMKLIRNMTALIAKQHKEKEVLKENAKELPRDKMEGLLNEMSERHTDDVMALLKETDDQFEGAKKLKQETSDEGEETICHKNLDEVPEMIKLRSEAVEGVQKKITETHQEQRKVETSSHIQRGLKAVAAIAPAIGTAAAVFRPDLPPMAEAAGTAIGAAAQGLSEVCSIM; translated from the exons GAACACAGAGTGCAGCAAGATAGACAGAGTCGAGAAGCTGAACTATCGTCAGCAAAAATCTCCCCCATGACCACATGTGTCAAGGAAAATCATCAACGAACAAGTCCAG CAGAAACAGGGACTGCGTGTACAAGCATCGGCGATGAGCGGAAAGCAATTCCTCTTTGTCTCCCAAACAACTGCAAGTGGAATTCACAAGCCCGTGAGTATACGAAAACAGAAGAACAGCGCTCGTCGCTGTATGTGGTTGAGGAAGCAATTGAGAAGCTCAGGGAAGTGAAAG GTCCAGTGTGCGTTGTGTCAATCGCCGGTCCATACAGAAAAGGAAAGTCGTACATTTTAAGCGAAGCTTTTAATCAGCCGAACGTTTTCCCTCTTGGACATGAAATGGTTGTAGAGACGATGGGAATATGGCTGTGGATTGTACCAGAGAAATACAAG GATTCCTATGGCCAGGAATTCACGGTGGTGCTACTAGACTCAGAAGGGGTCGACGCTGCTTCCAGTGTTGGTTACGATGATAATCAAATATTCACTTTGACGGTACTGCTAGCTTCCCTGCTTATTTACAACTCACAAGGTGTCCCCACGAGACGTGATCTCGAAGGACTAGG TTTTATAACAAAGTTGTCTCAAAGAATCCAAGTTAGATCAAATCAAGGGGTTTACgtcaaacaaaaggaaacagaGATGTTTCACCGAACGTTTCCTTACTTCCTCTGGCTGCTGAGAGATGTAACGCAAGCTATTCCACGTGATTGCAAGGACTTGAAAGACTACTTCTTAAAAAAG GTTTTTAGAGACCAAGATTCCGCACCATTGTCATCATCTCGCCATCAAAGCCAGCAAGTAGCGGAGAGCATTCTGCGTTACTTTTCTGGTTTTGAAGCCTTCTACTTGCCTCCACCTACGGCTGAAGAGGACATAATGAGAACCCTCAACGAAAATAGGAGTCAAGTACGACCTCAATTCTTAACGAAACTGGAGGAATTTAAGACCCTGCTTAAGTCTACTCTGTTTCCAAAACGCAGCTGCTTTGATGGACAGCTGGTGACTGGAGAAG GACTTGCTGCTTTGATCACTCTGTACGTGGAAGCCATTAACACTCCTGGTGCTGTTCCAAACGTGCAGTCCGCATGGGAGACGTTCGTGGAAACAAAATGTATCGACGCCAGAAATGTAGCTCTGGATATTTACAACACTCGTATGCGGGAGGTTTTGTCCAGTAAGCTCCCGTGCGACAATGATGAAATTCGCGAGGCACATAGCGATTCGCTAGAAGAGTGTCAGCAACAGTTTATGGCCGAAACCACTGGTATATCCACTATAACAACTGAAAAGTATTTACGGTTGCTAAAG CAATCGTTAATCCAGAAGTTGACTGAATGGCAGACTGAGAATACCCGGTTGACCAAAGAACTCTGTTATGATTTGTTGTCTAAATTGAAACAACAACACCTGGATCCAATCCTTCGTCAACTACAAGGGCATGGTGGATCAAATTTGTCTGTCGACGACATAATTGGAGTATACCATCGCATCAAAGACGACTATGAAGGACAAGCGGTTGGAGCAAAAGATGTGATCGCAGCAACTTTTTTTGATTTCCAACCC GAACTCGCAAGGGAAACAAAGCAGTACCTTGAAATATTGCGACAGATGAAAAACTTTGATGAAAAAGCAGCTCAAGGAATAAGAGCAAAAGCGTATCAAgagcgagagagaaagagaCTTGCG GAACAACAGCTGCGACTTCAGCAAGAAAATCAAGATCACAAAAAAGAG ATGGAAATGTTGATCACCAGGCTAGAGAAAGAGAGGGTACAATATCAGCAGCAGATGCGCAGTGAGCTGGAAGCACAGCGAGttcaaatgaaaaatatgaTGGAAGCAAATATGAAACAAGCCGAGCAAGAACGAGAGGCCTCTATCAAGGACAACCAAGCCTTAGAGGAGCGCTTTCTGGAAGTGCAAAAATCGAACGAAGAAAACATGAAACTGATAAGAAATATGACCGCTTTGATTGCAAAGCAACATAAAGAGAAGGAGGTTCTTAAAGAAAATGCCAAGGAACTGCCCAGGGATAAAATGGAAGGCTTGTTAAACGAAATGAGTGAAAGACACACAGATGACGTCATGGCACTGCTTAAGGAAACAGATGACCAGTTTGAGGGAGCCAAGAAGCTGAAGCAAGAAACCAGTGATGAAGGGGAGGAAACTATATGCCACAAAAATTTGGATGAAGTGCCAGAGATGATTAAATTGAGATCAGAGGCTGTGGAAGGTGTACAGAAAAAGATAACTGAGACTCATCAGGAACAACGAAAAGTTGAAACATCAAGTCACATACAGAGGGGATTAAAAGCTGTCGCAGCAATAGCACCCGCAATTGGTACAGCTGCTGCTGTATTTAGACCCGACTTACCACCCATGGCTGAAGCAGCAGGTACCGCAATTGGTGCTGCCGCTCAAGGATTGTCAGAAGTATGCAGCATCATGTGA
- the LOC140928850 gene encoding guanylate-binding protein 6-like isoform X2 → MALEQSPKEYENRHSYNQSERSERFKTREDEDKAIEIALEQSLKEYENRNSYNQSEHRVQQDRQSREAELSSAKISPMTTCVKENHQRTSPAETGTACTSIGDERKAIPLCLPNNCKWNSQAREYTKTEEQRSSLYVVEEAIEKLREVKGPVCVVSIAGPYRKGKSYILSEAFNQPNVFPLGHEMVVETMGIWLWIVPEKYKDSYGQEFTVVLLDSEGVDAASSVGYDDNQIFTLTVLLASLLIYNSQGVPTRRDLEGLGFITKLSQRIQVRSNQGVYVKQKETEMFHRTFPYFLWLLRDVTQAIPRDCKDLKDYFLKKVFRDQDSAPLSSSRHQSQQVAESILRYFSGFEAFYLPPPTAEEDIMRTLNENRSQVRPQFLTKLEEFKTLLKSTLFPKRSCFDGQLVTGEGLAALITLYVEAINTPGAVPNVQSAWETFVETKCIDARNVALDIYNTRMREVLSSKLPCDNDEIREAHSDSLEECQQQFMAETTGISTITTEKYLRLLKQSLIQKLTEWQTENTRLTKELCYDLLSKLKQQHLDPILRQLQGHGGSNLSVDDIIGVYHRIKDDYEGQAVGAKDVIAATFFDFQPELARETKQYLEILRQMKNFDEKAAQGIRAKAYQERERKRLAEQQLRLQQENQDHKKEMEMLITRLEKERVQYQQQMRSELEAQRVQMKNMMEANMKQAEQEREASIKDNQALEERFLEVQKSNEENMKLIRNMTALIAKQHKEKEVLKENAKELPRDKMEGLLNEMSERHTDDVMALLKETDDQFEGAKKLKQETSDEGEETICHKNLDEVPEMIKLRSEAVEGVQKKITETHQEQRKVETSSHIQRGLKAVAAIAPAIGTAAAVFRPDLPPMAEAAGTAIGAAAQGLSEVCSIM, encoded by the exons GAACACAGAGTGCAGCAAGATAGACAGAGTCGAGAAGCTGAACTATCGTCAGCAAAAATCTCCCCCATGACCACATGTGTCAAGGAAAATCATCAACGAACAAGTCCAG CAGAAACAGGGACTGCGTGTACAAGCATCGGCGATGAGCGGAAAGCAATTCCTCTTTGTCTCCCAAACAACTGCAAGTGGAATTCACAAGCCCGTGAGTATACGAAAACAGAAGAACAGCGCTCGTCGCTGTATGTGGTTGAGGAAGCAATTGAGAAGCTCAGGGAAGTGAAAG GTCCAGTGTGCGTTGTGTCAATCGCCGGTCCATACAGAAAAGGAAAGTCGTACATTTTAAGCGAAGCTTTTAATCAGCCGAACGTTTTCCCTCTTGGACATGAAATGGTTGTAGAGACGATGGGAATATGGCTGTGGATTGTACCAGAGAAATACAAG GATTCCTATGGCCAGGAATTCACGGTGGTGCTACTAGACTCAGAAGGGGTCGACGCTGCTTCCAGTGTTGGTTACGATGATAATCAAATATTCACTTTGACGGTACTGCTAGCTTCCCTGCTTATTTACAACTCACAAGGTGTCCCCACGAGACGTGATCTCGAAGGACTAGG TTTTATAACAAAGTTGTCTCAAAGAATCCAAGTTAGATCAAATCAAGGGGTTTACgtcaaacaaaaggaaacagaGATGTTTCACCGAACGTTTCCTTACTTCCTCTGGCTGCTGAGAGATGTAACGCAAGCTATTCCACGTGATTGCAAGGACTTGAAAGACTACTTCTTAAAAAAG GTTTTTAGAGACCAAGATTCCGCACCATTGTCATCATCTCGCCATCAAAGCCAGCAAGTAGCGGAGAGCATTCTGCGTTACTTTTCTGGTTTTGAAGCCTTCTACTTGCCTCCACCTACGGCTGAAGAGGACATAATGAGAACCCTCAACGAAAATAGGAGTCAAGTACGACCTCAATTCTTAACGAAACTGGAGGAATTTAAGACCCTGCTTAAGTCTACTCTGTTTCCAAAACGCAGCTGCTTTGATGGACAGCTGGTGACTGGAGAAG GACTTGCTGCTTTGATCACTCTGTACGTGGAAGCCATTAACACTCCTGGTGCTGTTCCAAACGTGCAGTCCGCATGGGAGACGTTCGTGGAAACAAAATGTATCGACGCCAGAAATGTAGCTCTGGATATTTACAACACTCGTATGCGGGAGGTTTTGTCCAGTAAGCTCCCGTGCGACAATGATGAAATTCGCGAGGCACATAGCGATTCGCTAGAAGAGTGTCAGCAACAGTTTATGGCCGAAACCACTGGTATATCCACTATAACAACTGAAAAGTATTTACGGTTGCTAAAG CAATCGTTAATCCAGAAGTTGACTGAATGGCAGACTGAGAATACCCGGTTGACCAAAGAACTCTGTTATGATTTGTTGTCTAAATTGAAACAACAACACCTGGATCCAATCCTTCGTCAACTACAAGGGCATGGTGGATCAAATTTGTCTGTCGACGACATAATTGGAGTATACCATCGCATCAAAGACGACTATGAAGGACAAGCGGTTGGAGCAAAAGATGTGATCGCAGCAACTTTTTTTGATTTCCAACCC GAACTCGCAAGGGAAACAAAGCAGTACCTTGAAATATTGCGACAGATGAAAAACTTTGATGAAAAAGCAGCTCAAGGAATAAGAGCAAAAGCGTATCAAgagcgagagagaaagagaCTTGCG GAACAACAGCTGCGACTTCAGCAAGAAAATCAAGATCACAAAAAAGAG ATGGAAATGTTGATCACCAGGCTAGAGAAAGAGAGGGTACAATATCAGCAGCAGATGCGCAGTGAGCTGGAAGCACAGCGAGttcaaatgaaaaatatgaTGGAAGCAAATATGAAACAAGCCGAGCAAGAACGAGAGGCCTCTATCAAGGACAACCAAGCCTTAGAGGAGCGCTTTCTGGAAGTGCAAAAATCGAACGAAGAAAACATGAAACTGATAAGAAATATGACCGCTTTGATTGCAAAGCAACATAAAGAGAAGGAGGTTCTTAAAGAAAATGCCAAGGAACTGCCCAGGGATAAAATGGAAGGCTTGTTAAACGAAATGAGTGAAAGACACACAGATGACGTCATGGCACTGCTTAAGGAAACAGATGACCAGTTTGAGGGAGCCAAGAAGCTGAAGCAAGAAACCAGTGATGAAGGGGAGGAAACTATATGCCACAAAAATTTGGATGAAGTGCCAGAGATGATTAAATTGAGATCAGAGGCTGTGGAAGGTGTACAGAAAAAGATAACTGAGACTCATCAGGAACAACGAAAAGTTGAAACATCAAGTCACATACAGAGGGGATTAAAAGCTGTCGCAGCAATAGCACCCGCAATTGGTACAGCTGCTGCTGTATTTAGACCCGACTTACCACCCATGGCTGAAGCAGCAGGTACCGCAATTGGTGCTGCCGCTCAAGGATTGTCAGAAGTATGCAGCATCATGTGA